One genomic region from Chloroherpetonaceae bacterium encodes:
- a CDS encoding branched-chain amino acid transaminase: MKNQNKQKSDKIWMSGSLINYEDAKVHVLSHVLHYGSSVFEGIRCYETKKGPAVLFLKEHVRRLYDSAKIYRMEIPFTQLEIREAILQTVRANKISPCYIRPLVYRGEGALGVNPLKADVEAAIAVWEWGGYLGEKAVDEGVDVAVSAWRRIAPNTIPAGAKAGGNYLNSSLIKMQAILDGYAEGIALDMQGYVAEGSGENIFVIRDGVIYTPFTAQSILPGITRRSVIQIANSLGFEVKEMPITRESLYIADEVFMTGTAAEITPVRSIDKYKIGTGERGEMTKAIQDVYFDIVKNGNDRYNWLTFVNETPKAASRLTPELAK, from the coding sequence ATGAAAAATCAAAACAAGCAAAAATCGGATAAGATATGGATGAGCGGCAGCCTTATTAATTATGAGGATGCTAAAGTTCATGTGCTTTCGCATGTATTACACTACGGTTCATCCGTCTTTGAAGGGATTCGCTGTTATGAAACCAAAAAAGGTCCCGCCGTTTTGTTTCTAAAAGAGCATGTAAGAAGGCTTTACGATTCCGCAAAAATTTATCGTATGGAAATCCCCTTTACGCAACTTGAAATACGAGAAGCCATCCTACAAACGGTTCGCGCCAATAAAATCTCTCCTTGCTACATTCGCCCTTTGGTTTATCGCGGTGAAGGTGCTTTGGGGGTTAATCCGTTAAAGGCCGATGTCGAAGCTGCGATTGCGGTTTGGGAATGGGGCGGTTATTTGGGTGAAAAAGCGGTTGATGAGGGTGTCGATGTCGCGGTTTCAGCGTGGCGTAGAATCGCTCCAAATACAATTCCAGCCGGAGCAAAAGCGGGTGGAAATTATTTAAATTCTTCGCTTATCAAAATGCAGGCCATTCTCGATGGCTACGCCGAAGGAATTGCTTTGGATATGCAAGGCTATGTTGCAGAAGGAAGCGGTGAAAACATATTTGTTATTCGCGATGGCGTGATTTACACACCTTTTACAGCCCAATCGATTCTGCCCGGCATCACGCGTCGTTCAGTTATTCAAATTGCCAATTCACTTGGCTTCGAGGTTAAAGAAATGCCCATCACCCGCGAGTCGCTTTATATCGCCGATGAGGTGTTTATGACCGGTACCGCGGCGGAAATCACCCCGGTTCGTTCAATCGATAAATACAAAATCGGAACCGGCGAACGTGGCGAAATGACTAAAGCCATCCAAGACGTGTATTTCGATATCGTCAAAAACGGAAATGACCGTTACAATTGGCTCACTTTTGTAAACGAAACCCCGAAAGCGGCTTCTCGCCTAACGCCGGAGCTTGCCAAGTAG
- a CDS encoding DNA polymerase III subunit, producing the protein MAWKDIIGHEKQIEMLRRAIKLQRLPNAYLFLGPKGIGKEAIALEVAKILNCLSSEALERAEACGECESCKQAETLSHSNIELIFPSEKILFEKTSDTSKEKEAALEQVKRLKELKIQNPYFSMRMDRATGILVSQIDYIQEKALYKPRNGKKRVFIISQAEELSRPQAAAANKLLKLLEEPPEYLHFILVSAYPEQLLPTIISRCQPVRFTNLSNTVIENRLREIGFGETESAFAARFSRGNFNDALLLTEGKEAQASRDRAIEFLRALLSKERQLGMIAISEDLSRRDKSRETQTNFLVSLLLVFEDAIRIISGKEKEDILNADQWESMQRFAKNFSGSDFEAASKYTEEAIRAITRNANTLLVLLGLGLKLRKVIKPKTVL; encoded by the coding sequence GTGGCTTGGAAAGACATCATCGGGCATGAAAAGCAAATTGAGATGCTTCGTCGCGCAATAAAATTGCAGCGGCTACCCAATGCTTATCTTTTTTTAGGCCCTAAAGGTATTGGAAAAGAAGCCATTGCTTTGGAAGTTGCAAAAATTTTGAATTGTCTCTCTTCGGAGGCTCTCGAGCGGGCGGAAGCCTGCGGTGAATGCGAAAGTTGTAAGCAAGCCGAAACTTTAAGTCACTCGAATATTGAACTCATTTTCCCTTCCGAAAAAATTCTTTTCGAAAAAACCTCTGATACTTCAAAAGAAAAGGAAGCCGCGCTTGAACAGGTGAAAAGGCTGAAAGAATTAAAAATTCAAAACCCGTACTTTTCAATGAGGATGGATCGAGCGACGGGAATTTTGGTTTCTCAAATCGATTACATTCAAGAAAAGGCGCTCTACAAACCCAGAAACGGAAAAAAGCGGGTCTTTATCATTTCACAAGCTGAAGAATTATCTCGCCCACAAGCAGCAGCAGCCAATAAACTCTTAAAGCTTTTAGAGGAGCCACCGGAGTACCTTCACTTCATTTTGGTGAGTGCCTATCCCGAACAATTGCTTCCGACTATTATCTCACGTTGTCAACCTGTTCGATTCACTAATTTAAGCAATACAGTCATTGAGAATCGGCTAAGAGAAATCGGCTTTGGTGAAACGGAATCAGCTTTTGCCGCACGCTTTTCTCGTGGGAATTTCAATGACGCGCTTCTCCTAACCGAAGGCAAAGAGGCGCAAGCCTCAAGAGATCGTGCAATTGAATTTTTACGCGCATTGCTTTCAAAAGAGCGCCAATTGGGAATGATTGCCATTTCGGAAGATCTTTCAAGACGGGATAAATCGCGCGAAACACAAACCAATTTTCTTGTTTCACTTCTTCTTGTTTTTGAGGATGCCATACGAATCATCAGCGGAAAGGAAAAAGAAGATATACTGAATGCCGATCAGTGGGAGAGTATGCAGCGATTTGCCAAAAATTTTAGTGGAAGTGATTTCGAGGCCGCGTCAAAATACACCGAAGAGGCGATTAGAGCCATTACTCGGAACGCAAATACACTCCTTGTTCTGCTTGGTCTCGGGCTTAAACTTCGCAAAGTGATTAAACCTAAAACAGTTCTTTAA
- a CDS encoding DUF3467 domain-containing protein has protein sequence MNETQQPFQINIELDEKVAEGSYSNLVILNHTPAEFILDFTKILPGVMKAKVSSRIIMHPQHAKALLMALQENISKYESAFGQIKLGTSPLNEPMGFRVGGKENLS, from the coding sequence ATGAACGAAACCCAACAACCTTTTCAAATCAATATTGAATTGGATGAGAAAGTCGCGGAAGGTTCTTATTCCAACCTTGTCATCTTGAATCATACGCCGGCTGAGTTTATTCTTGATTTCACCAAAATCTTGCCGGGAGTTATGAAAGCAAAAGTTTCTTCGCGCATCATAATGCACCCACAGCATGCGAAGGCATTGCTTATGGCGCTTCAAGAAAACATCTCAAAATATGAATCCGCTTTTGGCCAAATTAAACTTGGAACATCGCCGCTCAACGAGCCGATGGGGTTTCGTGTCGGTGGAAAAGAAAATCTCTCTTAA
- a CDS encoding ion transporter: MNRSKGLGWFDILLSILSFYLIGALVLDTFYTLDPEVSKVIHVFDLIICAIFFAEFCYRLISAESKLEYLKWGWLDLLSSIPMVEELRGARIFRLIRLIRVIKAYRTLHKLIQHLFQNRVKGTLNAAILFATLMILFSSVSILIVENVPESNIKTAEDALWWAFVTITTVGYGDRYPVTTEGRLIAAVLMIVGVGLFGTFTAYVSSWFIGGAPAVAEMKSEEKPHEQNENSIRPIPKE, encoded by the coding sequence ATGAATCGATCGAAAGGATTAGGGTGGTTTGATATTTTATTATCAATTTTATCGTTTTACCTCATTGGGGCACTTGTTTTAGATACTTTTTACACCCTTGATCCAGAGGTCTCGAAAGTCATTCATGTGTTTGATCTTATTATTTGCGCGATTTTTTTTGCGGAGTTTTGCTATCGTCTCATCAGTGCAGAAAGTAAACTTGAGTATTTGAAGTGGGGCTGGCTTGATTTGCTCTCGTCAATTCCAATGGTTGAAGAGCTCCGTGGAGCTCGTATTTTTAGGTTAATTCGGCTCATTCGGGTAATCAAAGCATATCGTACTTTACACAAGTTAATCCAACACCTTTTTCAAAATCGGGTTAAAGGGACTTTAAACGCTGCGATTTTATTCGCGACTCTCATGATTCTCTTCTCTTCTGTTTCAATTTTGATAGTAGAAAATGTTCCGGAAAGCAATATCAAAACCGCCGAAGATGCGCTTTGGTGGGCCTTTGTAACCATTACAACGGTCGGTTATGGAGACCGCTATCCGGTAACCACAGAAGGACGATTAATTGCCGCAGTTTTGATGATTGTTGGAGTTGGTTTATTCGGCACTTTCACGGCTTATGTCTCTTCGTGGTTTATCGGTGGTGCTCCGGCAGTCGCTGAAATGAAAAGCGAAGAAAAACCGCATGAACAAAACGAAAACTCGATAAGGCCTATTCCAAAGGAATAG
- a CDS encoding T9SS type A sorting domain-containing protein: MKQRIRLFTILLFLSFTITKTLFGQFSGITGTGDGINYTSYGTITTRLTEVRPFGTGTTSVTVYIDFWQAGFNGAVNLTTARLYYKTNSATFGTANDASWTAINASSIIDVGNNDRATFNITGVSAGTDIMFYVRAETTTGGPRDGYAYPGQSSWSTTAPSSQNQTYKIRFNKAAAFNPVFVDGNTVDWQSTSQIADRTTSAAGRTLDIMWDDTCVYVLVNSGFTASAFDRVHVGFDRNPGSGGNANGTTTAFNGASFPENYRPDIIFRARGTGSSAWTNDRGVANGSNGWTFTGDIGNTTASDVFSASGSNTTNLEIKIRRSAIGAFTDLGVFVWFGNGADNCYDSYPNGNPAGNGLMPIQIGFPNLNDGSIPNTSAYFDGQYGHTTSFDIFGSTIYRNLRISNSGGNIGLSTALAGLTVNGNLQIDAGGSFRFINSVGTGYGSGVVVNGNAIINGALTLSNAVGGDLRLAGDWTLNTGGSFTSNGRSVAFFGSSNQSISGTALPTFAFFDVDKSTPTATVTLNRSITLDNGVSSHTLWVRRGVLNLNGQTLTLSGSGTKRLEVRADGATVQTGGTAINTFGEYHDGSASGRLDGQVLYNGAGNESMAGCGYDTLVTSGGGTKTITANGTGLNRFIANTDINAQTFSLSFNASPTGVVEIYRLFQTANTNGFSHAAGSAISSTNLPSITLGPISIIEYNSTSAGQAISSRTDYNVLRINNTAGNVSFTLPSGPLTYNSASNVTGNITADSLQMQRGLLILSPSSVAATYDHNFGTIVHGSSTSTITGFPTIVTNTSIINNNLSGATVNTTVTGNFIAGAPGAGGVDITLTGASSNATTVSSITIGGNFDFSVCRLTLTGKTGFSGAITINFDGNVNFSSSSNFNGNRGGTGAPQPQINLRGTSATVTIPRDVWIAAASNAICDWSIPSSANITLPNGSAIVVQNGYTLTLNGTLNCENGSELIATLTGGSPSTSTFTIGSTGLLRLQDPQGLGDGVDSTSTPLFYKRSSPGSPGAGTWTTTSLNTNGTIEYYGANQTVTPRSGSLRYNNLQLTGSGTKTLNGNTTLNGGATLTVASGVTLDASSSEVEFFGSGGNVAMNGTFRTSNANGFSGGANTAIRNTNSPTITLGSNTTLEYSGSGSVTGGSFENITILSGGSPTRTLSAGISLAGSRTLQVQSGTRLNTAGFQVSFSGIGGTVDLQGILGVGNTDGFTGSTTTAISNTNTPSVTLGSSSTIDYNAAGDQTITARTDYQNLNVSGGGQKTLGGNVTVGTNLGLGGGYVIVGSNTLLFASSATAENGSNTSHVVGPITHTFTTTSDEKEYPIGDGTTLRGLRVTGATTSGTATVAGRLNSFFAGGGVLGGGLTRLSAIRHFQFQVAGNEVGFTDVNTFRLNADDDATSSSSNSTLRIATKGDDETWQERTLEGAPVDTDPLPVTLSADEFDAQTVASGNSFFVAWATTGGVGDDPLPVELSTFVASSTPKGFDLNWETKAETESYGFILLRRKEGEPWKTVATYRNNDQLKARNNSTGATYQFLDAIETGKGEKYYYRLQEVGFSGAVDELRVIQVESAFDNRVKEFELSQNYPNPFNPTTTISFDLPQREAVIIELYDVLGRKISTLVNETREAGRYSIFVNAGALRLSSGVYFYRLQAGSFSSIKKMMLTK; the protein is encoded by the coding sequence ATGAAACAAAGAATACGATTATTTACCATTCTGCTATTTCTTTCTTTCACTATTACTAAAACCCTTTTTGGACAATTCAGTGGGATTACGGGCACTGGGGATGGAATTAACTATACCAGTTATGGAACAATAACAACGCGCCTTACCGAAGTAAGACCTTTTGGAACAGGAACAACCTCTGTAACAGTATATATTGACTTTTGGCAAGCAGGGTTTAATGGAGCGGTTAATTTGACCACTGCAAGACTTTATTATAAGACCAATAGTGCAACTTTCGGTACAGCAAATGATGCGAGTTGGACTGCGATAAATGCATCATCAATCATTGATGTTGGTAATAATGACCGCGCAACCTTTAACATAACTGGTGTGAGTGCGGGCACCGATATTATGTTTTATGTTCGAGCTGAGACCACAACCGGTGGTCCAAGAGATGGATATGCATACCCCGGACAATCAAGTTGGTCAACTACAGCGCCTTCTTCACAAAATCAAACCTACAAGATTCGATTCAATAAAGCGGCGGCATTTAATCCTGTTTTTGTTGATGGAAATACGGTGGATTGGCAATCGACTTCTCAAATTGCGGATCGAACGACTTCAGCCGCTGGACGAACACTCGATATCATGTGGGATGATACTTGTGTTTATGTTTTGGTGAATAGCGGGTTCACTGCGAGCGCCTTTGACCGTGTTCATGTCGGGTTTGATCGCAATCCCGGCTCCGGTGGAAATGCCAATGGAACAACCACTGCTTTTAATGGCGCTTCTTTCCCGGAAAATTATCGTCCTGATATTATTTTCCGTGCCCGTGGAACCGGTTCAAGTGCTTGGACGAATGATAGAGGCGTCGCCAATGGAAGTAACGGCTGGACCTTTACGGGCGATATTGGAAATACAACAGCTTCCGATGTTTTTAGCGCCTCAGGGTCAAATACCACAAACTTAGAAATAAAAATACGCCGCTCAGCAATTGGCGCCTTCACTGACCTTGGGGTTTTTGTTTGGTTTGGAAATGGTGCTGATAACTGCTATGACTCTTATCCGAACGGCAACCCTGCCGGAAATGGGTTAATGCCAATACAAATAGGATTTCCAAATCTCAATGATGGATCAATCCCAAATACAAGTGCTTACTTTGATGGTCAGTATGGGCACACGACCAGTTTTGATATTTTTGGATCCACGATTTATCGAAATCTCCGCATCTCCAATTCGGGTGGGAATATTGGATTAAGCACTGCACTAGCGGGATTGACCGTAAATGGAAACCTGCAGATTGATGCCGGTGGGTCATTTCGATTCATCAATTCAGTAGGTACCGGTTATGGTTCAGGCGTTGTCGTTAATGGAAATGCGATTATCAACGGGGCATTGACATTATCAAATGCAGTTGGCGGAGATTTGCGATTGGCCGGCGATTGGACTTTGAACACCGGTGGATCCTTTACTTCCAATGGCAGGTCTGTAGCTTTCTTTGGTTCAAGTAACCAATCGATTTCAGGCACTGCACTCCCGACTTTTGCTTTTTTTGATGTTGATAAATCGACCCCAACAGCAACAGTCACTCTGAACCGAAGTATTACTTTGGATAATGGAGTAAGCTCTCATACGCTTTGGGTACGGCGTGGTGTTTTGAACCTTAACGGACAAACTTTAACCCTTTCAGGTTCCGGGACAAAGCGATTGGAAGTCCGAGCCGATGGGGCAACCGTTCAAACGGGCGGGACAGCCATCAATACCTTTGGCGAATATCATGACGGTTCAGCTTCAGGCAGGCTTGATGGCCAAGTGCTATACAACGGCGCGGGCAATGAATCAATGGCCGGTTGCGGTTACGATACGCTGGTGACATCGGGTGGTGGCACAAAAACTATAACTGCAAACGGTACGGGGTTAAATCGATTTATTGCCAATACCGATATCAATGCGCAAACCTTTAGTTTATCCTTTAATGCAAGCCCAACGGGCGTTGTAGAAATTTACCGATTGTTCCAAACAGCAAATACCAATGGTTTTTCCCACGCGGCGGGTTCAGCCATTAGCAGTACGAATTTGCCATCCATTACTTTAGGGCCTATTTCAATCATCGAGTATAATTCTACATCGGCAGGGCAAGCGATAAGCTCGAGAACCGATTATAATGTGCTGAGAATTAACAATACGGCGGGGAATGTATCATTTACTTTGCCTTCTGGTCCTTTGACCTATAATTCTGCAAGTAATGTTACGGGAAACATAACTGCTGATTCATTACAAATGCAACGCGGACTTCTTATTCTTTCTCCATCATCGGTTGCAGCAACTTATGATCATAATTTTGGAACCATCGTTCACGGAAGTTCGACAAGTACTATTACTGGGTTTCCTACTATCGTTACTAATACCTCTATTATTAATAATAATTTGTCTGGTGCAACAGTTAACACCACAGTTACTGGAAATTTTATAGCGGGTGCTCCGGGTGCAGGTGGAGTGGATATAACTTTAACTGGAGCAAGTAGTAACGCGACGACAGTTTCCTCCATAACAATTGGGGGAAATTTTGATTTTTCAGTTTGCAGGCTCACACTGACTGGGAAAACCGGATTCTCGGGAGCGATTACAATAAACTTTGATGGAAATGTAAATTTTAGTTCGTCAAGTAACTTTAATGGGAATCGTGGGGGAACCGGTGCTCCACAACCACAAATTAACCTAAGAGGAACTTCGGCTACAGTTACTATTCCACGTGATGTTTGGATTGCAGCCGCGAGCAATGCGATTTGTGATTGGTCTATCCCGAGTTCTGCAAATATTACTTTACCGAATGGCTCCGCCATTGTGGTGCAAAATGGATACACGCTTACGCTAAATGGAACACTGAATTGTGAAAATGGTTCTGAATTGATTGCAACATTAACGGGCGGAAGCCCAAGCACGAGCACTTTTACGATAGGCTCAACAGGCTTACTTCGTCTTCAAGATCCGCAAGGACTAGGAGATGGTGTTGATTCTACCTCTACGCCGCTTTTTTATAAGCGTTCTTCGCCGGGTTCTCCGGGAGCAGGGACTTGGACCACAACCTCACTAAACACCAACGGCACAATTGAATATTACGGGGCAAACCAAACTGTAACGCCACGCAGTGGCTCTCTTCGTTACAATAACTTGCAACTCACGGGCAGTGGCACAAAAACCTTAAATGGCAATACAACGCTGAATGGTGGCGCAACGCTTACGGTGGCCAGTGGTGTAACGCTCGATGCTTCTTCAAGTGAAGTTGAATTTTTTGGATCAGGCGGAAACGTGGCGATGAACGGCACCTTCCGTACTTCCAATGCCAACGGGTTTTCGGGGGGGGCAAATACAGCAATTCGTAATACCAATTCTCCAACCATTACTTTGGGAAGCAATACAACCTTGGAATACAGTGGTTCAGGTTCAGTTACGGGTGGTAGTTTTGAAAATATCACGATACTTTCGGGAGGATCTCCAACGCGCACTTTATCAGCCGGAATTTCCTTGGCTGGTTCTAGAACATTGCAAGTTCAAAGTGGGACAAGGCTCAATACAGCGGGATTTCAAGTTTCGTTTTCCGGTATAGGCGGAACAGTTGACTTACAAGGAATTTTGGGTGTTGGAAATACAGACGGGTTTACCGGTTCCACCACAACAGCAATTTCAAATACCAATACTCCAAGTGTCACTTTAGGCTCTTCTTCAACAATAGATTACAACGCAGCGGGTGACCAAACCATAACTGCTCGAACCGATTACCAAAACTTGAATGTGAGTGGTGGAGGGCAGAAAACATTGGGCGGCAATGTGACAGTAGGTACTAACCTTGGTTTGGGCGGTGGATATGTCATTGTGGGTAGCAATACCTTACTTTTTGCCTCTTCGGCCACTGCAGAAAATGGTAGTAATACCTCACATGTGGTTGGCCCAATCACCCATACTTTTACAACCACTTCAGATGAAAAGGAGTACCCGATTGGCGATGGAACCACACTGCGAGGGCTGCGCGTTACCGGTGCCACAACAAGCGGGACTGCGACCGTAGCAGGCCGATTGAATTCATTTTTTGCCGGAGGTGGCGTTTTAGGTGGCGGGTTAACGCGGCTTTCTGCCATTCGTCACTTCCAATTTCAAGTGGCGGGTAATGAAGTGGGTTTTACCGACGTCAATACCTTTCGCCTGAATGCCGATGATGATGCAACTTCTTCATCATCTAACTCAACGCTGCGAATTGCAACCAAAGGTGACGATGAAACGTGGCAAGAAAGAACATTGGAAGGCGCTCCGGTTGATACTGATCCTTTACCGGTTACTTTAAGTGCAGATGAATTTGATGCTCAAACTGTTGCTTCCGGTAACTCCTTCTTCGTTGCGTGGGCAACAACGGGCGGTGTTGGCGACGACCCGCTTCCGGTAGAACTTTCAACCTTTGTGGCTTCATCGACTCCAAAGGGATTTGACTTGAATTGGGAAACAAAAGCCGAAACAGAATCTTACGGCTTTATTCTGCTTCGCCGCAAAGAGGGCGAACCTTGGAAAACTGTAGCCACTTACAGAAACAACGATCAATTAAAAGCAAGAAACAATTCAACGGGCGCAACCTATCAATTTTTAGATGCAATTGAGACCGGCAAAGGCGAGAAATACTACTATCGATTGCAAGAAGTGGGCTTCAGCGGTGCGGTGGATGAATTGCGAGTGATTCAAGTTGAATCGGCTTTTGATAATCGTGTGAAAGAATTCGAACTTTCTCAAAACTATCCGAATCCGTTCAACCCGACGACGACCATTTCATTTGACTTGCCTCAGCGCGAAGCAGTAATCATTGAGCTTTACGATGTGTTGGGAAGAAAAATTTCCACCTTGGTCAATGAAACAAGGGAAGCAGGAAGGTACAGTATATTTGTAAACGCCGGCGCCTTAAGGCTTTCGAGCGGTGTTTATTTTTACCGTTTGCAGGCAGGAAGTTTCAGTTCAATTAAGAAAATGATGCTTACCAAGTAA
- a CDS encoding DUF4159 domain-containing protein, with translation MKRRDFLKYFTVAASLGSVGHSVLEAEPRVNSFLRRKADFTFSRLEYTSGNWDTDQRMPTNLLNSLIEYTTVEVDTRERIVSLSSKALFDTPFAYMSGHKLVQFGKKERENLEQYLYGGGFLFVDDCNHDIDGLFAKTFEAEIAKIFGKNALKKIPNSHPIYRSFFEFKEGPPTTSFELNGWGDDLVHDYLKAVEINGKIALLYSNKDYGCEWDYDFRNKRWLAEDNTKFGVNIILYAMTA, from the coding sequence ATGAAACGGCGCGATTTCCTGAAATACTTCACTGTTGCAGCTTCACTCGGCAGTGTGGGGCATTCCGTGCTTGAGGCTGAACCACGCGTAAATTCATTTCTTCGCCGCAAAGCTGATTTCACTTTTTCACGCCTTGAATACACCTCCGGCAATTGGGATACCGATCAGCGTATGCCCACCAATCTGCTTAATTCTTTGATTGAATACACAACCGTAGAGGTTGATACCCGCGAGCGCATTGTATCGCTTTCCAGCAAAGCGCTTTTCGATACGCCATTCGCTTATATGAGTGGGCATAAGCTGGTTCAGTTCGGAAAAAAAGAACGCGAGAACCTTGAGCAATATTTGTACGGAGGCGGGTTTCTGTTTGTTGATGATTGCAACCACGATATCGATGGTCTCTTCGCCAAAACATTTGAAGCGGAAATCGCAAAAATTTTCGGGAAAAATGCGCTTAAAAAAATCCCGAACAGTCACCCGATTTACCGCTCATTTTTTGAATTCAAAGAAGGTCCGCCCACCACATCCTTTGAGCTCAATGGCTGGGGAGATGACTTGGTTCATGATTATCTCAAGGCCGTTGAAATCAATGGCAAAATCGCGCTGCTTTATAGCAACAAAGATTATGGATGCGAATGGGATTATGATTTTCGAAATAAACGTTGGCTTGCGGAGGATAACACGAAGTTTGGGGTCAATATCATTTTGTATGCAATGACTGCTTAA
- a CDS encoding Txe/YoeB family addiction module toxin, with product MRSIIFHQTAFEQFSNWTRENPKIAKKIVELIEATIKDPFSGIGKPEALKHQLSGCWSRRISEEHRLVYQVTPESILILSCKFHY from the coding sequence ATGCGTAGCATCATTTTTCACCAGACTGCTTTTGAACAGTTCTCAAATTGGACACGTGAAAATCCAAAAATCGCAAAGAAAATCGTAGAGCTCATTGAAGCCACTATAAAAGATCCATTCTCCGGAATCGGTAAACCGGAAGCCTTGAAACATCAACTTTCAGGATGTTGGTCGAGAAGAATTTCTGAAGAGCATCGTTTAGTTTATCAAGTAACACCTGAATCAATCTTGATTCTTTCTTGTAAGTTTCATTATTAA
- a CDS encoding MoxR family ATPase — MNHSIDSEESVKSLLIKFSALQEEIGKVIVGQKTTIEELLCTLAAGGHCLLEGVPGLAKTLMIRTLADAVALSFRRIQFTPDLMPSDIVGTEVLEEDHTTGKRFFKFNKGAIFANIVLADEINRTPPKTQAALLEAMQESSVTQAGTTYKLDRPFFVLATQNPIEQAGTYPLPEAQLDRFLLFIRIGYPSESEEIDILAGTTGSKKSKVAQVISGEELLQIQALVRDVHISREMIEYIAKIVRSTRPASTRIDDVSNWVSWGAGPRAGQSLVLASKALALLRGRFSVTMNDIHQMAFPVLRHRVIVNFKAEAEGITSDKVTAALLEKIDKPKSPLA, encoded by the coding sequence ATGAATCATTCCATTGATAGTGAGGAGTCAGTTAAATCACTTCTTATAAAATTTTCAGCCTTGCAAGAAGAAATCGGCAAAGTCATTGTCGGGCAAAAAACAACCATCGAAGAACTCTTATGCACACTTGCTGCGGGAGGACATTGCCTTTTGGAAGGGGTTCCGGGATTGGCGAAAACCTTAATGATTCGAACTTTAGCCGATGCCGTAGCCCTGAGTTTTCGGCGCATTCAATTCACCCCCGACCTAATGCCTTCTGATATTGTAGGCACAGAAGTGTTGGAAGAAGATCACACCACGGGCAAGCGTTTTTTCAAATTCAATAAAGGCGCCATTTTTGCCAATATTGTTTTGGCCGATGAAATCAACCGTACACCGCCCAAAACGCAAGCGGCGTTGCTTGAAGCAATGCAAGAATCGTCCGTTACTCAAGCAGGCACAACTTATAAACTCGATCGCCCGTTTTTTGTTTTAGCAACGCAAAACCCGATTGAACAGGCCGGCACTTACCCTTTGCCCGAAGCGCAGTTAGACCGGTTCCTCCTTTTCATTCGAATTGGGTATCCTTCTGAATCGGAAGAAATTGATATTCTTGCGGGTACAACAGGCTCCAAAAAGTCGAAAGTCGCGCAGGTGATTTCTGGCGAAGAATTGCTTCAGATTCAAGCGCTGGTTCGCGATGTCCATATCAGCCGTGAAATGATTGAATACATCGCCAAAATTGTTCGCTCAACACGGCCCGCATCAACAAGAATCGACGATGTTTCGAATTGGGTCAGTTGGGGCGCCGGGCCAAGAGCCGGCCAATCTTTAGTCCTCGCAAGCAAAGCTTTGGCATTGCTTCGAGGGCGATTTAGTGTAACTATGAACGATATTCATCAAATGGCATTTCCAGTATTGCGTCATCGAGTCATTGTGAATTTCAAAGCAGAGGCGGAGGGAATTACAAGCGATAAAGTTACAGCAGCCCTTTTAGAGAAAATTGATAAACCCAAAAGCCCCTTGGCTTAA